One Aerococcus urinaeequi DNA segment encodes these proteins:
- a CDS encoding GNAT family N-acetyltransferase translates to MQAFTFDNMFTLADTYDETELYYFIGNRKVPSMYSNNKIVLDFVPTAEELDILEDNFLDYAYDLNLAYYSFVLPMNQPLAPDLFTSIGEVGYEISLTKLMVLDPADFKATTKAKDTYGDRLVLKEVDSSIEQDYFNFNQVFDKAIDDSGQFAAQKLNYYPWFLAENNTTALAVYIDNKLVAITDVIRLAHAYEIDNFQVLDDYQRQGIGSLIQQWVCDKALAEGKMVILSADADDTPYDMYVKQGYQDQGMQIGLNRKIEAPIIEDIQTYQADPVAYMLENAAFDEFEAFEDE, encoded by the coding sequence ATGCAAGCATTTACCTTTGACAATATGTTTACCCTAGCTGATACCTACGATGAAACCGAATTATACTATTTCATTGGTAATCGCAAGGTCCCTAGCATGTATAGTAACAACAAAATCGTCCTAGATTTCGTCCCTACAGCTGAAGAATTAGATATCCTAGAAGACAATTTCCTAGATTACGCATATGACTTAAACCTTGCTTACTACAGCTTTGTACTACCAATGAATCAACCACTAGCCCCAGACCTATTCACTTCAATCGGTGAAGTGGGCTACGAAATTTCACTAACCAAGTTGATGGTGCTAGATCCCGCTGACTTCAAAGCTACAACCAAAGCCAAAGATACCTACGGCGACCGTCTCGTCTTAAAAGAAGTAGATTCTTCTATTGAACAAGACTACTTTAATTTCAACCAAGTTTTTGATAAAGCGATTGATGACTCAGGTCAATTTGCAGCACAAAAGTTAAATTATTACCCATGGTTTTTAGCGGAAAATAATACTACTGCCCTAGCTGTCTATATCGATAACAAATTAGTCGCTATTACAGATGTCATCCGTCTTGCTCATGCCTATGAAATTGATAATTTCCAAGTTTTAGACGATTACCAGCGTCAAGGAATCGGTTCACTCATCCAACAATGGGTATGTGATAAAGCCCTCGCTGAAGGTAAAATGGTTATCCTGTCTGCTGATGCTGACGATACCCCTTATGACATGTATGTAAAACAAGGCTACCAAGACCAGGGTATGCAAATTGGGCTAAATAGAAAAATCGAAGCCCCCATCATTGAAGACATCCAAACTTACCAAGCTGACCCAGTTGCTTATATGCTTGAAAATGCCGCTTTTGATGAATTCGAAGCATTTGAAGACGAATAA
- a CDS encoding initiation-control protein YabA: protein MDEHHVAEEITALKSDLQGMIEKIDAINEEWDKLLISSHNLKMENFYLRERVQELTELNDSLSQNTAKTDEPADEDTPQVMSKARQNLMNIYEDGFHICNISYGQRRGNDEQCMFCLDILYGERAGEGNQG from the coding sequence GTGGATGAACATCATGTAGCAGAAGAAATCACTGCATTGAAGAGTGATTTGCAGGGGATGATTGAAAAAATTGATGCTATCAATGAGGAATGGGACAAATTATTGATTTCTTCCCATAACTTGAAAATGGAAAATTTTTATTTACGTGAACGGGTACAAGAGTTAACGGAATTAAACGATAGTTTATCGCAAAATACTGCGAAAACAGATGAACCTGCTGACGAGGATACGCCACAGGTGATGTCAAAAGCCCGTCAAAATCTTATGAATATCTACGAAGATGGCTTCCATATTTGCAATATTTCCTACGGCCAACGCCGTGGAAATGACGAGCAGTGCATGTTCTGTTTAGATATTCTGTATGGTGAGCGTGCTGGTGAGGGGAATCAAGGCTAA
- a CDS encoding tRNA1(Val) (adenine(37)-N6)-methyltransferase, protein METPLLQAGERLDALIPQNLEIIQSDLTFSFSVDAILLAHFAQVSSSRVKQVIDFCSGNGVIPLLLSAKTSDKTQIHGIEIQPQVADMAKRSMVHNDLADKITVHQMDLKAVRDAFKKDSVDVVTCNPPYFKKYDESKVNLLDAKTLARHEVAMTAEDIFQQAQFVLRNRGKLYIVHRPERLSELIVLGNQYHLTLKRLQFIYPKPGKEAKTILLEFMKDGHDKGLRVLPPFYTQTVSDEYTPEMRQLIYGE, encoded by the coding sequence ATGGAGACACCCTTATTACAAGCAGGCGAACGGTTGGATGCCTTAATTCCGCAAAATCTTGAAATTATTCAAAGTGACCTGACCTTCTCCTTTTCAGTAGACGCAATTTTATTGGCGCATTTTGCCCAGGTGTCTTCGAGCCGGGTGAAACAGGTCATTGATTTTTGTTCGGGTAATGGGGTGATTCCTTTATTACTGTCGGCTAAAACGAGTGATAAAACCCAGATTCATGGGATTGAAATTCAACCTCAAGTAGCAGACATGGCCAAGCGATCGATGGTACATAATGACTTGGCGGACAAAATTACGGTTCACCAGATGGATTTAAAAGCTGTCCGTGATGCCTTTAAAAAGGATTCTGTGGATGTAGTGACTTGTAATCCACCATATTTTAAAAAATATGATGAATCTAAGGTCAATTTATTAGATGCGAAAACCTTAGCGCGTCATGAAGTGGCCATGACAGCGGAAGATATTTTCCAGCAGGCTCAGTTTGTCCTACGTAACCGTGGTAAATTATATATTGTCCATAGACCTGAGCGGTTGAGTGAGTTGATTGTACTTGGTAACCAGTATCATTTAACTTTGAAGCGGCTGCAGTTTATCTATCCTAAACCAGGTAAAGAAGCGAAAACTATTTTGCTCGAATTCATGAAAGATGGTCACGATAAAGGATTGCGGGTCTTGCCACCTTTCTATACCCAAACCGTTTCAGATGAATATACACCGGAGATGAGACAGTTAATTTATGGCGAATAA
- a CDS encoding GIY-YIG nuclease family protein — MANKSEKWHYFYVLACSDNTLYTGYTTNPDRREMVHNQGKGAKYTQAARRRPVHMVYSKPFTSKSRAMSAEYRFKQLTRRQKEAFLKEKGVSQVWPPKMWTDRVSDSLEGSLPFLPEEEKAVKDEE; from the coding sequence ATGGCGAATAAGTCAGAAAAATGGCACTACTTCTATGTGCTAGCTTGCAGTGATAATACGCTTTACACAGGCTATACGACTAATCCTGATCGTCGGGAAATGGTTCATAACCAAGGTAAGGGGGCCAAGTATACTCAGGCAGCTAGGCGTCGGCCCGTTCATATGGTTTACAGCAAGCCGTTTACATCAAAGTCGCGGGCCATGTCAGCGGAATATCGATTTAAACAATTAACCCGTAGACAAAAGGAAGCCTTCCTTAAAGAAAAGGGCGTCAGCCAAGTTTGGCCCCCAAAAATGTGGACGGACCGGGTGTCTGACAGCTTAGAGGGCAGTTTACCCTTTTTGCCGGAGGAAGAAAAAGCAGTTAAAGATGAGGAGTGA
- the rsmI gene encoding 16S rRNA (cytidine(1402)-2'-O)-methyltransferase, with product MVQVQHSFTKQENEGFGTLYLVPTPIGNLEDMTFRAVNTLKSVDMILAEDTRNTQKLLNHFEVTTGQMSYHQHNSQTRIPQILAMLKEGQSLAQVSDAGMPAISDPGFELAQAAIAEGIRVVPLPGANAALTGLVASGLDTDQFAFIGFLPRKKSEKKAFLDDLVNFPYTMMFYESPYRLVQTLEDCRDAFGPDRSAVVVRELTKKFEEFNRGSLDDLAVHFDQNGPIKGEICFYIAGNDAPVTEATMLQDALEEMSLKDQVDWWMGQKDLSTKDAIKQVAKQTGVNKRDVYAAYHEI from the coding sequence ATGGTTCAGGTACAACATTCATTTACAAAGCAGGAGAATGAAGGGTTTGGTACCTTGTATTTGGTGCCGACGCCGATTGGTAATTTGGAGGATATGACTTTTCGTGCAGTCAATACCTTGAAATCGGTGGATATGATTTTGGCTGAGGATACGCGAAATACGCAGAAGTTGCTCAATCATTTTGAGGTGACGACGGGGCAGATGTCCTACCACCAACATAATAGTCAAACGCGGATTCCACAAATTTTGGCTATGCTAAAAGAAGGGCAGAGTTTAGCGCAGGTGTCTGATGCAGGGATGCCAGCAATTTCTGATCCGGGATTTGAGTTGGCGCAAGCAGCTATTGCAGAAGGTATTCGGGTTGTGCCGCTACCTGGAGCCAATGCGGCCTTAACTGGGCTAGTGGCTTCAGGTTTGGATACTGACCAGTTTGCTTTTATTGGATTTTTACCGCGTAAGAAGTCTGAGAAAAAAGCTTTCTTGGATGACTTGGTGAATTTTCCCTACACGATGATGTTTTATGAATCGCCTTACCGCTTGGTGCAAACCCTTGAGGATTGTCGTGATGCCTTCGGCCCTGACCGGTCTGCGGTAGTGGTGCGGGAGTTGACTAAGAAGTTTGAAGAGTTTAACCGAGGCAGCCTGGATGATTTGGCTGTGCATTTTGACCAAAATGGGCCGATTAAAGGGGAAATTTGCTTCTATATTGCGGGTAATGATGCGCCAGTGACTGAGGCGACGATGTTACAGGATGCTTTAGAGGAGATGTCCTTGAAAGACCAGGTGGACTGGTGGATGGGGCAAAAAGACTTGTCGACAAAGGATGCCATTAAACAAGTGGCTAAGCAAACGGGCGTGAATAAGCGGGACGTGTACGCGGCTTACCACGAAATCTAG
- a CDS encoding YdcF family protein, with protein MDNFLFLAGFIILFFAILNDPTFNNHPFFQHVFYWLDRYVRLLAPLFTMIFGVGMISYALKVYRVEKSKLQLTVGLLLAAVLIGGTVFQYVASFFYSTLFHQEVVRVFQFAMAYFVLAFVNYLVVTLRLTLLEDEGQQDFVVILGEQLSKNGEPSGALESRLDMAVDYIERQQFQFQSVPRIIVSGTSTGAESQVSEARIMADYLVDHGVPPEMILIEDQARNTHENFIYAKGIMQANVKQLKTTKAVFVTSSYHLYRSQLYANMEGLYQMSGVGAQATMMERILNWVREFVAIIFMHRKLHLVVSCLMIGLGVINFVHF; from the coding sequence GTGGATAATTTCCTGTTTTTAGCGGGCTTTATTATTTTATTTTTTGCGATTTTAAATGATCCGACTTTTAACAACCATCCCTTCTTCCAGCATGTCTTTTATTGGTTGGACAGGTACGTCCGGTTATTAGCGCCTTTATTTACCATGATTTTTGGAGTTGGGATGATTTCCTATGCGTTGAAAGTCTACCGGGTTGAAAAGTCGAAATTGCAGTTGACGGTAGGTTTACTATTGGCTGCTGTATTGATTGGCGGAACTGTCTTCCAATATGTTGCCAGTTTCTTCTACTCGACCCTTTTTCACCAGGAAGTGGTACGGGTCTTCCAGTTTGCGATGGCCTATTTCGTGCTCGCTTTCGTCAATTATTTGGTGGTGACCTTGCGATTGACCTTGTTGGAGGATGAAGGCCAGCAGGATTTTGTGGTGATTTTGGGGGAGCAGCTGTCTAAGAACGGGGAACCTTCGGGTGCTCTGGAGAGTCGGTTGGATATGGCGGTGGATTACATTGAACGGCAACAGTTCCAATTTCAATCGGTGCCACGGATAATCGTGAGTGGGACGTCGACTGGGGCGGAGTCGCAGGTGAGTGAGGCGCGGATTATGGCCGATTATTTGGTGGACCACGGGGTGCCACCTGAGATGATTTTAATTGAGGACCAGGCGCGAAATACCCATGAGAATTTTATTTACGCAAAAGGGATTATGCAGGCGAATGTGAAGCAGTTGAAAACGACGAAAGCGGTCTTTGTGACGTCGTCTTACCATTTATACCGCAGTCAGTTGTACGCCAATATGGAGGGCTTGTATCAGATGTCTGGTGTGGGTGCGCAGGCGACGATGATGGAGCGGATTTTAAATTGGGTGCGGGAGTTTGTGGCCATTATTTTCATGCACCGGAAGTTGCATTTAGTGGTTTCTTGTTTGATGATTGGTTTAGGGGTCATCAATTTCGTACATTTTTAA
- the mscL gene encoding large conductance mechanosensitive channel protein MscL — translation MLKEFRDFIAKGNVLDLAIGVVMATAFTAIVNSLVSDIIMPFVGLILGSTDFTSITVQLGSAVLTVGNFIQAVITFLIISLVLFFVMKAVASLKSQFEKDGVEEDEEVALVDSQELLLTEIRDLLKEQNNN, via the coding sequence ATGTTAAAAGAATTCCGCGATTTTATTGCTAAAGGCAATGTTTTAGACTTGGCTATTGGGGTTGTAATGGCGACTGCTTTTACTGCTATCGTTAACTCGTTAGTAAGTGATATCATCATGCCGTTTGTTGGATTGATCTTAGGGTCAACTGACTTTACTTCTATCACAGTTCAATTAGGTTCTGCTGTATTGACTGTAGGTAACTTTATCCAAGCAGTGATTACATTCTTAATTATTTCATTGGTATTATTCTTCGTTATGAAAGCTGTAGCATCATTGAAGAGCCAATTCGAAAAAGATGGTGTTGAAGAAGACGAAGAAGTTGCACTTGTTGATAGCCAAGAATTACTATTAACAGAAATCCGTGACTTATTAAAAGAACAAAATAATAATTAA
- a CDS encoding MmgE/PrpD family protein, with protein sequence MSNDKQTLVQQLASWVESRSYDDLSDEAIKVLKLRLLDSIGVGIGALEGQPVKDIRTMTEDLGGAPLVTLLGGGKSSPDYATFYNGAAIRYLDYNDSYLAKNETCHPSDNIAPVLAATEYAGGSGKDFLLGLGIAYQVQARLSDVAPVRDHGFDHTVQGSYGAAAGAAAALKLDADKTANAIAIAGTGYNSLRVTRTGALSHWKGLAYPNTAMGAMHATLLASYGITGPEEVFEGNKGFMDSIAGKFDIDWSKEDLNRVTKTITKRYNAEIHSQSSIEGLLELKDAENIAADDIKEIRLYTFDVAFNIIGGGEEGGKKNIQFKEEADHSLPYMLAVAYLDGQVMPDQYEPARITSSDVQDLLQKVHVEPVQAYSDRFPAEMACRIELETNDGQVFEIEKNDYHGFNTHPADWDVLMEKYKGLTSKIDADLADKIAATIKDIENVDISVLTDLLGQVKVK encoded by the coding sequence ATGTCAAACGATAAACAAACATTGGTTCAACAACTTGCAAGCTGGGTAGAAAGCCGTAGCTATGATGACTTATCAGATGAAGCCATTAAAGTATTAAAATTACGTCTCTTAGATAGTATTGGAGTTGGGATCGGTGCCTTAGAAGGCCAACCCGTGAAAGATATCCGCACGATGACAGAAGATTTAGGTGGCGCCCCACTAGTAACCTTACTTGGTGGCGGTAAATCCAGTCCTGACTACGCAACCTTTTATAACGGGGCAGCTATCCGTTATTTAGACTACAACGATTCATACCTAGCGAAAAACGAAACCTGCCACCCATCTGACAATATTGCCCCAGTATTAGCCGCCACTGAATACGCTGGTGGTAGCGGGAAAGACTTCTTACTTGGCTTAGGCATCGCCTACCAAGTCCAAGCTCGCTTATCTGACGTTGCTCCCGTACGTGACCATGGTTTTGATCATACCGTACAAGGAAGTTACGGTGCCGCTGCAGGTGCGGCCGCTGCCTTGAAATTAGACGCTGATAAGACCGCAAATGCGATTGCCATTGCAGGTACAGGCTACAATTCATTGCGGGTGACTAGAACCGGTGCCCTATCTCACTGGAAAGGGTTGGCTTATCCAAACACGGCCATGGGTGCCATGCATGCGACTTTACTCGCTAGCTACGGCATTACTGGACCTGAAGAAGTATTTGAAGGAAACAAAGGATTCATGGATTCGATTGCTGGTAAATTTGATATCGACTGGTCGAAAGAAGATTTAAACCGAGTAACTAAAACCATCACCAAACGCTACAATGCTGAAATTCATTCCCAATCTTCTATTGAAGGTTTGTTGGAATTGAAAGACGCAGAAAATATCGCCGCTGATGACATTAAGGAAATTCGATTGTACACCTTTGACGTAGCCTTCAATATTATCGGTGGTGGCGAGGAAGGTGGCAAAAAGAACATCCAATTCAAAGAGGAAGCAGATCATTCACTACCTTACATGCTAGCTGTCGCCTACTTAGACGGACAAGTCATGCCTGACCAATACGAACCAGCCCGCATTACTAGTTCAGACGTTCAAGACCTCTTACAAAAAGTCCACGTTGAACCAGTTCAAGCCTACAGCGACCGTTTCCCAGCAGAAATGGCTTGCCGTATTGAACTAGAAACCAATGACGGCCAAGTATTTGAAATTGAGAAAAATGACTACCATGGCTTCAACACCCACCCTGCCGATTGGGACGTCTTAATGGAAAAATACAAGGGCCTTACAAGTAAAATCGATGCTGACCTAGCAGATAAGATTGCTGCTACCATCAAAGATATCGAAAACGTTGATATCAGCGTCTTAACTGACTTACTAGGACAAGTGAAAGTCAAATAA
- a CDS encoding phosphosulfolactate synthase, with product MGNNTDLNNKEAFTKIKHNNRQAKPRTRGITEIRGPYYTVMGERYLRDVLETMGEHVDILKFAGGSFTLMPEEELIKILDLAHEYGVKVSTGGFMEYVLTQGIEAVDYYISECKRVGFDIIEISTGFITMPTDDIVRLVERVQDAGLLAKPEIGVQFGSGGTNTIEQNEAAGLLDPAQAIEVGKRCLEAGAYMLMIESEGITESVASWRTEIATRFASELGTEKVMFEAADPDVFSWYIKNYGPDVNLFVDHSQIVQLEGIRRGIWGNNELFGRVITLNDGKN from the coding sequence ATGGGAAACAACACTGATCTAAACAATAAAGAAGCATTTACTAAAATTAAACATAACAACCGTCAAGCAAAACCACGTACACGCGGGATTACAGAAATCCGTGGACCATACTATACAGTTATGGGTGAACGCTACTTACGTGATGTGTTAGAAACAATGGGTGAACATGTAGATATCTTGAAATTTGCTGGTGGTTCTTTCACCTTAATGCCTGAAGAAGAATTGATTAAAATTTTAGACTTGGCGCATGAATATGGTGTCAAAGTATCTACAGGTGGATTCATGGAATATGTTTTAACACAAGGAATCGAAGCGGTAGACTACTACATTAGCGAATGTAAACGTGTTGGTTTTGACATCATTGAAATTTCTACAGGATTTATTACCATGCCAACTGATGATATTGTCCGTTTAGTAGAACGCGTGCAAGATGCAGGTCTATTAGCCAAGCCAGAAATCGGTGTGCAATTTGGTTCAGGTGGTACCAACACAATCGAACAAAATGAAGCAGCCGGTCTACTTGATCCCGCTCAAGCGATTGAAGTAGGTAAACGTTGTTTAGAAGCTGGGGCTTACATGTTGATGATCGAGTCTGAAGGAATCACTGAAAGTGTGGCTAGCTGGAGAACAGAAATTGCTACCCGTTTCGCTTCAGAATTAGGTACTGAAAAAGTCATGTTTGAAGCAGCTGATCCGGATGTATTCTCTTGGTACATTAAAAACTACGGTCCAGACGTGAACTTGTTCGTTGACCATAGTCAAATCGTACAATTAGAAGGTATTCGTCGCGGTATCTGGGGTAACAACGAGTTATTCGGCCGTGTAATTACCTTAAACGACGGTAAAAACTAA
- a CDS encoding citrate synthase, with protein sequence MSIDFDNREFGRQFVDVVKANTTISPDHYSTYDLKHGLRNDDGTGVLVGVSGIASVSGYKMLDDKIIPTEGELRYRGIRLTDLVENYFKEDKFGYEETIYLLLSGSLPTKGEMAAFDELLEENRKLPDSFIENFIINSPSENVMNNMQRVLLALYSFDDKAEDRDFENQISQVISIIAKMPLILAYSYIGKKYYYDDASLILHHLEPNMSTAETILHLIRPDATFTDEEAKLLDLCLIIHAEHGGGNNSTFATHVVSSTGTDTYSTISTALSSLKGSKHGGANSMVEAMVQDLKATTADWTDKDQVEKYLRDILNKQAFDQSGLIYGMGHAVYTKSDPRAVLLKDKAKEMAIEKGYCDDFNLLSNIEAITKDLINEKRPASEICANVDLYTGLVYRMLGLSPDLYTPIFAVARTAGWCAHRLEQIQDPKIIRPAYVNISKNKAYLAMEDRQSKHSQLALK encoded by the coding sequence TTGTCTATCGATTTTGATAATAGAGAGTTTGGACGTCAATTTGTTGATGTAGTAAAAGCTAACACAACCATCTCTCCTGACCATTATTCTACCTATGACTTGAAACACGGTCTACGGAATGACGATGGTACAGGTGTATTAGTTGGGGTGTCAGGGATTGCTTCAGTTTCAGGATATAAAATGCTAGATGATAAAATAATTCCGACAGAAGGGGAACTCCGTTATCGGGGAATTCGATTGACAGACTTAGTAGAGAATTATTTTAAAGAAGATAAGTTCGGCTATGAGGAAACCATCTACCTATTGCTCTCTGGCAGTTTACCAACTAAAGGAGAAATGGCTGCTTTTGATGAATTGCTGGAGGAGAATCGAAAACTCCCCGATAGCTTCATTGAAAATTTCATTATTAATTCACCATCCGAAAACGTAATGAATAATATGCAACGGGTATTATTGGCACTTTATTCCTTTGATGATAAGGCGGAAGATCGTGATTTTGAAAACCAAATCTCCCAAGTCATTTCCATCATTGCGAAGATGCCACTCATACTTGCCTATTCCTACATAGGTAAGAAGTATTACTACGATGATGCGTCACTTATCTTGCATCACCTGGAGCCGAATATGTCCACAGCTGAAACAATCCTTCATCTTATTCGTCCAGACGCGACATTTACAGATGAGGAAGCCAAGTTACTAGACCTATGTTTGATTATCCATGCGGAACACGGTGGCGGGAACAATTCAACCTTCGCTACTCACGTAGTGTCTTCAACAGGAACGGATACTTATTCAACCATTTCAACAGCCTTAAGTTCGCTTAAAGGGTCAAAACACGGTGGCGCCAATTCGATGGTAGAAGCCATGGTGCAAGATTTAAAAGCCACAACGGCTGATTGGACGGATAAGGACCAAGTTGAAAAATACTTACGTGACATCTTAAATAAGCAAGCCTTTGACCAGTCAGGTCTCATCTACGGTATGGGGCATGCAGTATATACAAAGTCAGACCCACGAGCTGTTTTGCTGAAAGATAAGGCGAAAGAAATGGCCATTGAAAAAGGCTATTGCGATGACTTCAACCTCCTAAGTAACATCGAAGCCATCACCAAAGACCTCATCAACGAAAAGCGTCCTGCCAGTGAAATTTGTGCCAACGTCGATTTATACACGGGCCTTGTTTATAGAATGCTTGGACTGAGTCCAGACCTCTATACCCCAATCTTTGCCGTCGCACGAACTGCCGGTTGGTGCGCCCATCGTTTGGAACAAATTCAAGACCCGAAAATTATCCGCCCAGCTTATGTCAACATTTCCAAAAACAAGGCCTACCTTGCCATGGAAGATAGGCAAAGCAAACACAGTCAATTAGCTCTCAAGTAA
- a CDS encoding NAD(P)/FAD-dependent oxidoreductase: MKIAVIGGGILGSTAAFYLTKDHDVTLYDDGIGQATKAAAGIICPWFSKRRNKPWYRLANGGAHFYRDLLKDLADAGIVTQAYQQKTTWLLKKKPKLIDDLMAIAEKRQGEASLIQEINKLSPTYQQARFPHFHYDNDLIETDGGAVVDGQALCQDLITAAKGENLKVVNVRADLTFLDDGKVMVKNDQEVYDTVVLATGAWLGQVLDPLGYQVDVRPQKGQLAVIETDWDTQALPLIMPEGEGDFIPHLDGKIFVGASHEDNQGFDLSTDPSQLVDIFSKIYQLVPELANYPVTDYKIGSRAYTSDYAPFYGPLPDRPNVYVASGLGSSGLTTGPLIAREMSRLINNEETLLDPSDYAVENYIQKRVQ, encoded by the coding sequence GTGAAGATAGCAGTAATAGGTGGCGGGATCCTTGGATCGACCGCTGCCTTTTATTTAACCAAAGACCATGATGTAACCCTATATGACGACGGAATTGGGCAAGCTACTAAAGCGGCGGCCGGCATTATCTGCCCCTGGTTCTCTAAACGTCGCAATAAACCCTGGTACCGCCTAGCCAATGGTGGGGCCCATTTTTACCGAGACTTATTGAAAGATTTGGCGGACGCTGGGATAGTGACCCAGGCTTATCAACAAAAAACGACTTGGTTGTTGAAGAAGAAGCCCAAACTGATTGATGATTTGATGGCGATTGCTGAAAAACGACAAGGAGAAGCCTCTTTAATCCAAGAAATTAACAAGTTATCCCCAACTTATCAACAGGCTCGATTTCCCCATTTTCACTATGACAACGACCTGATTGAAACGGATGGCGGTGCGGTAGTAGACGGTCAAGCTTTATGTCAGGATTTAATTACCGCAGCAAAGGGGGAAAATCTAAAAGTTGTGAATGTTCGGGCTGATTTAACTTTCTTAGATGATGGTAAAGTTATGGTGAAAAATGACCAAGAAGTCTATGATACCGTTGTTTTAGCGACTGGTGCTTGGTTGGGTCAGGTCCTTGACCCACTGGGCTATCAAGTAGATGTCCGCCCTCAAAAAGGCCAACTGGCAGTGATTGAAACCGACTGGGATACCCAAGCATTACCCCTGATTATGCCTGAAGGTGAAGGTGATTTTATACCTCATTTAGACGGGAAAATCTTTGTGGGCGCTAGTCATGAAGACAATCAAGGCTTTGATTTGTCCACAGACCCAAGCCAATTAGTGGATATCTTTTCCAAAATCTATCAACTGGTCCCTGAATTGGCTAACTATCCAGTCACTGACTATAAAATCGGTAGCCGGGCTTATACCTCTGACTATGCGCCCTTCTATGGACCATTGCCTGACCGGCCAAATGTTTATGTGGCATCCGGCTTGGGTTCATCCGGTTTAACCACCGGCCCTTTGATTGCTAGAGAGATGAGTCGCTTAATCAATAATGAGGAAACCTTGCTTGATCCTAGCGACTATGCCGTTGAAAATTATATCCAAAAGCGTGTCCAATAG
- a CDS encoding pyridoxal phosphate-dependent aminotransferase, whose product MTINERLKQITPSEIRAFDAQVSTIPGLLNFTIGEPNFDVPEFIKDAMKEALDKNFTHYAASDGLQELRQAIANFYQRRHQLDLNWQQIMVTVGASQGFMITMMALLNPGDKVLIPSPYFPLYGYSSILSGGESIFVDTSADGFVLTPEVLDHQLQGHPEIKLLMLNYPNNPTGTTYSKDQVKGLAEVLRKYPDVYVLSDEIYGDLVYEGDHYSMVEELPDRTILLAGASKSYAMTGFRLGFLHIPADLYEELFKIFQTMVTCVSTPDQWAGVAAYNDGDQAIDDMKGEYNHRRNMIVDRMIAMGFDIPHPAGAFYVFPRIPAKYGDDDQAFALDLAEKAKVGVIPGSAFGPGGQGYFRFSYAAAYEDIAVAMDRMAAFMEAL is encoded by the coding sequence ATGACGATTAATGAGCGATTAAAGCAGATTACGCCGTCTGAGATTCGGGCTTTTGATGCGCAGGTGTCGACGATTCCTGGCTTGTTGAATTTTACGATTGGGGAGCCAAATTTTGATGTGCCTGAATTTATTAAAGATGCGATGAAAGAGGCTTTGGATAAGAATTTCACCCACTATGCGGCTTCGGATGGTTTGCAGGAGTTGCGTCAGGCGATTGCTAATTTTTACCAACGTCGTCATCAACTAGACCTAAACTGGCAACAAATTATGGTGACGGTGGGGGCTAGTCAAGGTTTTATGATTACCATGATGGCCCTTTTGAATCCTGGGGATAAGGTCTTGATTCCATCACCATATTTCCCACTATATGGCTATTCTTCTATTTTATCTGGTGGGGAGTCAATTTTTGTGGATACGTCTGCTGATGGTTTTGTCTTAACGCCTGAAGTTTTGGACCACCAGCTACAAGGTCATCCTGAGATCAAGTTGTTGATGCTGAATTATCCAAACAATCCAACTGGGACCACTTATTCTAAGGATCAGGTCAAGGGGTTGGCAGAGGTCTTGCGGAAGTATCCGGATGTTTATGTCTTGTCGGATGAAATTTACGGGGATTTGGTTTATGAAGGTGACCACTATTCAATGGTTGAAGAATTGCCTGACCGGACAATTTTATTGGCAGGCGCGTCTAAATCTTATGCCATGACCGGCTTTAGACTAGGCTTCTTACATATTCCAGCTGACCTATACGAAGAGTTGTTCAAAATTTTCCAAACCATGGTAACCTGTGTATCAACACCTGACCAGTGGGCCGGGGTAGCTGCTTATAATGACGGCGACCAAGCCATTGATGACATGAAGGGTGAATACAACCACCGCAGGAATATGATTGTGGACCGGATGATAGCTATGGGATTTGATATCCCGCATCCAGCTGGCGCATTTTATGTATTCCCCCGCATTCCAGCCAAATACGGTGATGATGACCAAGCCTTTGCTCTAGATTTAGCTGAAAAAGCGAAAGTCGGTGTCATTCCTGGCTCAGCCTTTGGACCAGGCGGCCAAGGTTACTTCCGTTTCTCTTATGCCGCAGCCTATGAGGATATTGCCGTAGCCATGGACCGGATGGCAGCCTTTATGGAAGCATTATAG